AAGCATGCCATGGCATGGTTCGTCAAGTGGTGAACCGATGTTTCCTCCGCTGGACGAAACGGCATGCCTCCGGCGGCCAGGAGGCCCGCGGCCCCCTGGACCCCCATTTACCGGTCTCGCGCTTGCGCGCGGCCGGGGGCATGCGGCGGGAGAACGTCTGGACGTGGGCAGGCGGAGCAGCGCGGCAGCGTGATCTCATGTTGCCGCGATTTCCGGGATGGCTCCGCCCTCCCGAAACTCGCGGCAACGGTGCGCCCCCAAAAGCAAAGGAACGGCCGGAGCCGTTCCTTTGCTTTTGGGGAGGGGAAAAGGGGGAGATAAAACAAAACAAAAAAACGATAACCGCGACAGGCCGCAGGCCTGGAGCAAGGGAAAGTCTTTGGAAAGGGGGTCCAGGGGGAAGAACCTTTCTTCAGAAAGGTTTTCCCCTTGGTCGCCGAAGGCATTGCTCTTCCCTCGCCTTCAGCGCAGCAGGCTGGCCTGTTCGGCGAATCCAAGGGAACGGTATATTGCGGGCATGTCCAGGTGTTCACGCACCACGGCGGCCAGGTGGTCCAGGGCTGTTTCCAGGCCAAAGTCCGCGCCCAGGTCCGCGTGCAGCGGTTCGAGTCCGCGAATGCCGCGCAGGTGGTTCACGAACCAGCGCCGGAATCCGTCATCGTCGAACACGCCGTGCAGGTAGGTTCCCCAGACGCGGCCCGAGGGCAGGCCGTAGCCCAGGTCGTTACCGTGGGTGTCCCGCAGCACGGGGACCACGTTTTGGGAAAGGGGCTGTGTTCGTCCGTGATGAATTTCATAGCCGAACACGCCGTGTCCCGAGGGCAGATGCGTTCCCAGGGTGCGTTGCAGGGTTTTTTCGGGAGCCAGGGCCGTGCGCAGGTCGAGAAAGCCGAAGCCATCCACGATATTTTCCGGGCCGGGTTCCCCACTTTCCAGGCCCAAGGGGTCCGCGATCTGCGTACCAAGCATCTGGAATCCCCCGCAGATGCCCACGAGGATCGTGGTTTCCGGCAGGGCGCGCAGGGCCGCGAGCATGCCCGCGCCTTTGAGTTGGCGCATGTCGGCCACGGTGCTTTTGCTGCCGGGCAGGATCACGGCATCGGGTTGTCCCAGTTCGTGAGGCGTGCGTACGACGCGCAGGGTCACGTCCGGTTCCTGTTGCAGGGGGTCAAGATCGTTGAAATTGGAAATGTGTCCCAGGTCGATGCAGGCCACATCCACGGTGGTTTCGTGTTTGGCCACGCTGATGCCGTGTTCGCCGGCCTTGAAGGAGACGGAATCCTCTTCGGGCAGGCCCAGGTTGTGGATGTAGGGGACCACGCCGAGCACTTCCTTGCCGGTCATGGTGACCATGGAGGAGAGGGCCGGATCCAGCAGGCGGGGGTCGCCCCGAAAGCGGTTCAGCACGTACCCGGCAACGCGTCGGCGTTCGGGTTCGTCGAGCAGGTCCATGGTGCCCACCAGGGCCGCGAACACCCCGCCCCGGTCGATGTCGCCCACGAGCAGCACGTTGGCGTCCGCGTATTCGGCCATTTTCATGTTCACGATGTCATGGGCCTTGAGATTGATCTCAGCCGGGCTGCCCGCGCCCTCGATGACGATGACGTCGTGTTCCGCGGCCAGGGAGTCATACGCCTGCTGGACCTGTTCAAAGGCCCGGGGTTTGTAGCGCACGTATTCGCCGACATTCATGTTGCCCACGGGCCGTCCATTGACGATGACCTGGGAACCGGTGTCGCTGCCGGGTTTGAGCAGTACCGGATTCATGCGCGCATCAGGTTCCAGGCGGCAGGCCATGGCCTGGGTGACCTGGGCGCGGCCCATCTCCCGTCCGTCACGGGTGACGAAGGAATTCAGGGACATATTTTGCGCCTTGAACGGGGCCACGGACAGTCCATCCTGCAGAAAGATGCGGCACAGGGCCGCGGCCAGCACGCTTTTTCCTGCATTGGAACAGGTGCCTTGCAGCATAATGGCCGGGGTGCGGCGCTTTTTGACCACGCGCGTGGGCTTGCGTAGGCCGAAATAGACTTCCAGGGCGTTGCAGAGGCGTTGGTTTTGTTCGCGGGTGCGCACGGCCACGCGGAAGTAGCGGTCGTCCAATCCCCGGAAATTGGCGCAGGGCCGGATGGCAATGCGCTGGGAGAGGAGTTTTTCAAACAGGGGGCGCACGTTTTGCCCCAGGCGTTCGATGCGGCAGAGCAGGAAATTGGCCTGGGAGGGGAATACCCGAATGCCCGGCACGAACCCAAGGCCCAGTTCCAGATCCTCCCGCAGGCGCTGCACCTCGGCCCGGGTCGCGGCTTGGTAGGGCAAATCGCGCAGGGCGCTGGCTCCCACCCGCTGGGCCGCCACGTTGACGCTCCATTCCGGCTGGGACTTCTGCAACGGCAGGATCAATTCCGGCGCGCCAAAGGCCAGCCCCAGGCGCAGGCCAGGGATGGCGAAAAATTTGGTCAGGGAATGGATGACCAGCAGGTTGTCGGGCCGTTTCCGCACAAGGCGGTCCATGCCGGGAACGAAATCCGCGAAGCTCTCATCCACCAGGAATCGGCATTGGGGATGGGATTCGGCCAACTCACGCACCCGGGTCGCGTCCAGCACGTTCCCGGTGGGATTGTTGGGAGAGCAGAGAAAGATCAGGGCCGGGGCGTTCAGGCGCGATTCCAGTTCGCGAAAGTCCGGAGCAAAACCTTGTTCCGGGTCCAGGGGAAAAAATTCTGTCCGCATGCCGGCCAGTTCACAAGCCCGTTCATAATCCGCATAGCTGGGGGCGGGGATAACCGCCCGCTGAAAGCCGTCCCGGACTGCGGCACGCACGGCCACGGGAAACAGCCCGGATGCTCCGTTGCCCGCGCAGACCTGGGTGGGCCACACTTTGTATAGCTCACAGGCAGCCAGGCACACGTCCCGGCTGGTGGGGTCCGGATAGGCTGTGACGTCCAGAGCGGCCCGGGCCAGCTCGCGTTCCAGCCAGGAGGGCGGGCCGAGCGGGTTGAGGCTGGCGGAAAAATCGTCCAGCTCCCGCACCTCGCAGCCTGCGTGCTGGGCCAAAACACGGACATCGCCTCCGTGGGCGTAGCGTTCCGCGCCGCTGGTGTCGATTTTTCCGCAGGTGAGTGGCTTCATGCCGACTTCATAGCGCAAACAGCGCGAACGTAAAAGGCGCAGGTGTGATCCTGCCGCCCCACGAATCCCATATCCGCATCCACGTACCATGCCGCTGTATACGAGGCCTGGTCCGCGCTCCAGAGCCGGGCCTTGTCCGAACCAAAGGCGGGATCCAGGCAAAAGGAGCCGGGTTCGGCCCGATCCAGAAACAGGGTCGCGAGTTCGTCAACGGTGGGCAGCCGCCACCCGTCCCGACCGGCGGAACGTACGGAACGCAGTTGAGCCACGTATTCCTGGGCCTGGGCGTAATCCAGAGGGAATTCGCTTCCCCGGCCCTGCCAGAGCAGGCCTGTGGCGCGGTCCAGGAGCGCCCCGTCCGTGTGGTCCAGGGGTTCGATGCGATTGGCCGTGGAGTGCCGGGGACGCCAAAGCGGATCCAGCCGGAAAAATTCCAGAGCCTGCTTGGGCCGCACCCGGGCGGGCCGGGCGCGGGGCGGGCCGGACGGTGCAGGCAGGGCCGGGTCGTGGAGCGCGCAGACCTCGGTGCGGTGTTGCCGCCAATGCGCTTCAAGGCCGTGCAGCAGGGCTTGGGCGTGGCCAGCGGTTTGTGGTCGTTTTGCGGGATCAGGGTGTAAAAGGGTCGCAAACGCGGCGTCCCAATGCGTATCCAGCTCCTCACGCAGTGGGGAAACCGAGGGGAGCGAGGATCCGGGCAGCTGTCCGGTAAGGGCGCGATAGAGCAGGACGCCCACGGAATAGAGGTCCGCACGGGCGTCCGCCTGCTCCGGGTCGGCCTCCTGCTCCGGGGCCGCATAAAACGGCGACCCCACGACCATGCCGCGAGGCCGCGCCGTTGGTTCCTCCCCGCGCAAACGGGAAAGTCCGAAGTCAATGAGCACGACGCGCCCTTCGTCCGTGAGCATGATGTTGAACGGTTTCACGTCCCGGTGGATCATGCCGTCATGATGCATCCGGCGCAGGGCTTCGAGGGTTTGGCGGCAGATGTCCAGGGCGCGGGGTACGGCCAGGAGCCGGGTGTGTTGCTGGGCTTCGTATTCCTCACCCAGGACCAGCCCAAGATTGTTGCAGAAATATTCCATGGTAAAAAAGGGCATGGTCCCGATGCCGGGAAGCGGATGTTCCCCGGTATCCAGCACGGACGCGATATTGGGATGGCGCGCCCGTCCCATGGCCCGGGCCTCCTCCAAAAACAACTGGCGGATGCGGTCGGCTCCGGCAATATCCAGGAGGATGTCTGCGGGGCGGCAGAGCTTCAGCGCCACGATGCGGCCCGTGACCGGCTGTTCAGCCTTGTAGACCACGCCCATGCCGCCACGGCCCAATCGTCCTAGAATTTTATACTTTCCAATGTTCATGTGTAGTGCTCCGGCGGTGGCGAGTGTACGCCAAGGCCGGGCCAACGGTCCAGCAATGGTTGTTTCCGGCTTTGATGGCCGGAAATTCGCGGCTCGGAGAGGATCACGCGGAACGAAGTTCGTTTTGGAATTGGCAAAGGGTGCGGTTCAGCGCGTCCATGTCCACGGGTTTGGAGAGATATCCGTCCATGCCCGCTGCCAGGAACTTGGCCTTGTGTCCGGCCATGGCATGGGCCGTGAGCGCGATGATGGGAATACGGCGCATGGCGCCGAGCGCCTCGTCCTCACGAATGGCCTTTGTGGCGGAAAGGCCGTCCATTATCGGCATCTGCACGTCCATGAGGATGCAGTCGAAAGGCTGCTTGCGCAATTTTTCCACGGCCTCCATCCCGTTCATGGCCGTGGTGACGGTATGCCCCAGGCGTTCCACCATTTTTTGGGCCAGGATCAGGTTGACGCGGTCGTCCTCGGCAATGAGCACCTGCAAGGAGCAGTCCGGCATGGGGCATTCCTTGACCTGGCGCTGTTCGGGGCGCTCCCCAGGGGCCAACCGCCCAAAGGGCAGGTTGACGTAAAAGGCCGTACCCTGTCCCAATTCCGAATCCACGGTCACACCGCCGCCCAGCAACTGCACCAACCGCCGGACAATGCCCAGGCCCAGACCCGTTCCCTGGAAACGGCGGGCATAGGAGCCGTCCACCTGGGTGAACGCCCCGAACATGTCCTCAATCCGGTCATCGGGAATGCCGATGCCCGTGTCCTGCACCACGAAGAGCACCCGCGCCGTATCCGGCAGGCTCAACAGCGGGGAAACAGAAATTTTGATCGATCCCTTGTCCGTGAACTTGAGCGCATTGCCCACGAGGTTGAACAGGATTTGGCGCAACCGCCCGGCATCGCCCAGAAGGAAACGCGGAACACCAGGTGCAACCTCCAATTCCAACATGAGTTCCTTGTCCTCAGCGGGAACAAGGAAATTGGCCATGACGGTTTCCAGAACGTCGGCCAGTTCGAACGGCTCCCGGGCCACGTCCATGACACCGGCATCCAGCTTGGAAAAGTCCAGCACATCGCCGATGATGGAAAGCAGGCTCCGGCCCGAGGAAAGGGCGGTTTCCAAATACTCCCGGTTTTCCGGGTTCAGGGTTTCGTCCATGGCCATGAGTTGCAGCATGCCCATAAGCCCGTTCAGCGGAGTGCGGATTTCATGGCTCATGTTGGCCAGGAATTCGCTCTTGGCTTGGGAGGCATGTTCGGCGCGTTCCATGGCTTCCCGCAGATTTTGCTGGATCTGCTTCAGCTCGGTGATATCCGTATGCGCGCCGACCATGCGCAGGGGATTGCCCATGGAGTCGCGCTCCACCACCTGCCCTCGGGAGTAGATCCATCGCCAGGAGCCGTCTTGGTGGCGCAGCCGGAATTTTGTGGAATATTCGGGTGAGCGGTCCTGCAGGTAGTCTTCCATGGCCCGGCGCGCACTGTCCCGGTCCTCGGGGTGAATGCCCTCGGCAAAGCGGCAACCCTGCCGTTCCACCGCCATGGGATCAAATCCCATCATCCTGGCCCAACGAGGGCTGCACCGAACCTCGCCCGTGTCCAGATGATAATCCCATATTCCGTCGTTGGTACCTTCCAGCGTGAGCCGGAGCATGCGCTCCTTTTCCTCCAGTTCGCGCTGCACCGACTTGAGAAACCCCAGGTCCACGTCCAGGCAGAACATGATCCGACGGCCCTCCGGCTCGCGGATCATGATGTGGGAGGAAAAAACTTCGGCGTCGCGGCCATCCTTGCGGCTGAGCGTCAGTTCCTCGGAAGGAATGACCGTATCCTCGCTGATCCAGCGGGTGACGTTTTCCACCACGACATCGCGGAGTTCCGGCGGGATGATCAAATCCTCCAGGCGGCGGCCCAGAGCCTCCTCTTCCGTATACCCGTAGAGCTTTTCGCTGGATTCGTTCCAAAGCACTACGCGTCGTTCTTCGTCATAGCCCTGCACGGCCAGGGGCAAGCGGCGCATCACGTCGAGCAGGTACCCGGTTTGCATGTGCAGGGTCCGCTGCGCACGGATAACCCTGTTGAACAAGCTTCGCACAAGCACATACAACAGCGCGGCCGTGGCGAATACAAAGAACCAGCCTTTGTACGTCTGCACGAGGCCGAGCATACCCGGATCCGAAATGATCAGTTCCACGGCGCGGTCCGAGAGCAGAATCCAAAGGAATCCGCACGCCGCGTAAACCAGGGCGATGAG
This portion of the Paucidesulfovibrio gracilis DSM 16080 genome encodes:
- a CDS encoding cobyric acid synthase: MKPLTCGKIDTSGAERYAHGGDVRVLAQHAGCEVRELDDFSASLNPLGPPSWLERELARAALDVTAYPDPTSRDVCLAACELYKVWPTQVCAGNGASGLFPVAVRAAVRDGFQRAVIPAPSYADYERACELAGMRTEFFPLDPEQGFAPDFRELESRLNAPALIFLCSPNNPTGNVLDATRVRELAESHPQCRFLVDESFADFVPGMDRLVRKRPDNLLVIHSLTKFFAIPGLRLGLAFGAPELILPLQKSQPEWSVNVAAQRVGASALRDLPYQAATRAEVQRLREDLELGLGFVPGIRVFPSQANFLLCRIERLGQNVRPLFEKLLSQRIAIRPCANFRGLDDRYFRVAVRTREQNQRLCNALEVYFGLRKPTRVVKKRRTPAIMLQGTCSNAGKSVLAAALCRIFLQDGLSVAPFKAQNMSLNSFVTRDGREMGRAQVTQAMACRLEPDARMNPVLLKPGSDTGSQVIVNGRPVGNMNVGEYVRYKPRAFEQVQQAYDSLAAEHDVIVIEGAGSPAEINLKAHDIVNMKMAEYADANVLLVGDIDRGGVFAALVGTMDLLDEPERRRVAGYVLNRFRGDPRLLDPALSSMVTMTGKEVLGVVPYIHNLGLPEEDSVSFKAGEHGISVAKHETTVDVACIDLGHISNFNDLDPLQQEPDVTLRVVRTPHELGQPDAVILPGSKSTVADMRQLKGAGMLAALRALPETTILVGICGGFQMLGTQIADPLGLESGEPGPENIVDGFGFLDLRTALAPEKTLQRTLGTHLPSGHGVFGYEIHHGRTQPLSQNVVPVLRDTHGNDLGYGLPSGRVWGTYLHGVFDDDGFRRWFVNHLRGIRGLEPLHADLGADFGLETALDHLAAVVREHLDMPAIYRSLGFAEQASLLR
- a CDS encoding protein kinase domain-containing protein, which produces MNIGKYKILGRLGRGGMGVVYKAEQPVTGRIVALKLCRPADILLDIAGADRIRQLFLEEARAMGRARHPNIASVLDTGEHPLPGIGTMPFFTMEYFCNNLGLVLGEEYEAQQHTRLLAVPRALDICRQTLEALRRMHHDGMIHRDVKPFNIMLTDEGRVVLIDFGLSRLRGEEPTARPRGMVVGSPFYAAPEQEADPEQADARADLYSVGVLLYRALTGQLPGSSLPSVSPLREELDTHWDAAFATLLHPDPAKRPQTAGHAQALLHGLEAHWRQHRTEVCALHDPALPAPSGPPRARPARVRPKQALEFFRLDPLWRPRHSTANRIEPLDHTDGALLDRATGLLWQGRGSEFPLDYAQAQEYVAQLRSVRSAGRDGWRLPTVDELATLFLDRAEPGSFCLDPAFGSDKARLWSADQASYTAAWYVDADMGFVGRQDHTCAFYVRAVCAMKSA
- a CDS encoding hybrid sensor histidine kinase/response regulator, with translation MANDNAPSSSGGQSALLIALVYAACGFLWILLSDRAVELIISDPGMLGLVQTYKGWFFVFATAALLYVLVRSLFNRVIRAQRTLHMQTGYLLDVMRRLPLAVQGYDEERRVVLWNESSEKLYGYTEEEALGRRLEDLIIPPELRDVVVENVTRWISEDTVIPSEELTLSRKDGRDAEVFSSHIMIREPEGRRIMFCLDVDLGFLKSVQRELEEKERMLRLTLEGTNDGIWDYHLDTGEVRCSPRWARMMGFDPMAVERQGCRFAEGIHPEDRDSARRAMEDYLQDRSPEYSTKFRLRHQDGSWRWIYSRGQVVERDSMGNPLRMVGAHTDITELKQIQQNLREAMERAEHASQAKSEFLANMSHEIRTPLNGLMGMLQLMAMDETLNPENREYLETALSSGRSLLSIIGDVLDFSKLDAGVMDVAREPFELADVLETVMANFLVPAEDKELMLELEVAPGVPRFLLGDAGRLRQILFNLVGNALKFTDKGSIKISVSPLLSLPDTARVLFVVQDTGIGIPDDRIEDMFGAFTQVDGSYARRFQGTGLGLGIVRRLVQLLGGGVTVDSELGQGTAFYVNLPFGRLAPGERPEQRQVKECPMPDCSLQVLIAEDDRVNLILAQKMVERLGHTVTTAMNGMEAVEKLRKQPFDCILMDVQMPIMDGLSATKAIREDEALGAMRRIPIIALTAHAMAGHKAKFLAAGMDGYLSKPVDMDALNRTLCQFQNELRSA